The following are from one region of the Lytechinus pictus isolate F3 Inbred chromosome 4, Lp3.0, whole genome shotgun sequence genome:
- the LOC129259636 gene encoding octopamine receptor Oamb-like has protein sequence MPSDLIDIRKDGINIPVPNGAGGDTLCRLLLSKFPLWTAFTASVLNLTCVTLERYFSIVHPLHYDAVFTARKAGLMIFSVWVFGFVMNSYMLYVFYNDGGTCMLRWPNVGYQTFVGVANFCVIYVIPITVMGISYWLIMSNLQASARKLRQENREGKSGPMSLELLSARKKVVKMLAVVVVTFAICWAPNQFVFFAYNCGWNLDFDQWYYHLTVLVAFCNSCMNPFIYAFKSKQYRKALRAAVCSKKWTTTVSSFEGTNPSAIGSSVAK, from the coding sequence gAATCAACATCCCAGTTCCGAATGGCGCAGGAGGAGACACCCTCTGTCGCCTTCTCCTGTCCAAGTTTCCTCTCTGGACGGCCTTCACAGCGTCAGTACTCAATCTCACCTGCGTGACCTTGGAGCGATACTTCAGCATCGTCCATCCTCTTCATTACGATGCTGTCTTCACGGCCAGGAAGGCGGGGCTGATGATCTTTAGTGTCTGGGTGTTTGGATTCGTCATGAATAGCTACATGCTGTATGTCTTCTACAACGATGGCGGGACCTGCATGCTCCGATGGCCCAACGTCGGTTACCAGACCTTCGTAGGCGTGGCCAACTTTTGCGTCATCTACGTCATCCCAATCACAGTCATGGGGATCTCCTATTGGTTGATCATGTCAAATCTCCAAGCCAGTGCGCGGAAGCTTCGTCAGGAGAACCGAGAAGGCAAGTCCGGACCGATGTCTCTGGAGCTCTTGAGCGCCAGAAAGAAGGTTGTCAAGATGTTGGCCGTAGTTGTCGTGACCTTCGCCATATGTTGGGCTCCGAACCAGTTCGTGTTTTTCGCGTACAACTGTGGTTGGAACCTTGACTTTGACCAGTGGTACTACCATCTCACTGTCTTGGTCGCCTTCTGTAATAGCTGTATGAATCCTTTCATATATGCCTTCAAGAGCAAGCAGTACCGAAAGGCACTTCGGGCAGCAGTTTGTAGTAAGAAATGGACAACTACTGTCAGTAGCTTTGAGGGCACCAATCCAAGTGCAATAGGCTCTTCTGTCGCAAAATGA